The following is a genomic window from uncultured Propionivibrio sp..
GTGCTGACCCACGACCCCAATCGTGGCCACTTTCTGACCCGGGACGCCAGCGAACTCGGCACGTTGGCGCACGAATTCCTCGCCACCCCGGACGAGCCGCTCTATCTCCGGATCGCCGAAGACCGCCTGACCGGCAAGCTGCCCGACGCGGTCAACGAAATTGACCTGATGCGGCGCTACGATGCGCCGCGCGGCACCGTCCGGCGCGTACTGGCGCGCATCCAGCAGGAAGAGTGGATCGAGAAATCAGCCGGACACGGCTGGACCTTCCTGCCAATCATCGACTCGAACCAGGCCTACGAGGAAAGCTACATTTTCCGCGCCGCGATCGAACCCACGGGCGTACTCAGCCCCAGCTTTCATGCCGACCCGGAGGAACTGGAGAGCCTGCGCCAACACCAGCGCTTCGTCGCCGAGCAGGGCTACCGCAGCGTCACGCCGATCGAACTGTTCGAGGCGAGTTGCCGCTTCCACGAAACCCTCGCCAGATGGTCGAACAACCGCTTCATCCTGCAAGGCGTGCGCCGCACCGACCAATTGCGGCGACTCGTCGAATACCGCCACTTCACGCGCGACCGGGATTTTCGCCACGACCAGGCGCTTGAGCACATCGTCATTCTTGACGCGATCGCCGCCGGCGATCGGATCAAGGCGGCAAACCTGCTGCGCCAACATCTCGAAGACGCCCTGCGCGACAAGGTGCTGACACGCAACGTGTTCACCGAAACGCCCTGACACCTTCCCTCGAAAGGAATTCGTCCATGAACCACCGCTCCCCCGGCGCCGCGCTGCGCCAGGCCATTGCCGAAGAGTCGCCGCTGCAGATCCCGGGTGCCATCAACGCCAATCACGCGCTGCTCGCCCAACGTGCCGGCTTTCGCGCCCTGTACCTTTCCGGCGGCGGCGTCGCCGCCGGTTCACTCGGCCTGCCCGACCTCGGCATCTCGACGCTCGACGACGTCGCCACCGACGTGCGCCGCATCACCGACGTCTGCGACCTGCCGCTGCTCGTCGACGTCGATACCGGCTTCGGCCCCTCGGCTTTCAACGTCGCCCGCACGACGCGCACGATGATCAAGATGGGCGCCGCCGGCATGCACATCGAAGACCAGGTCGGCGCCAAGCGCTGCGGCCACCGGCCCAACAAGGAAATCGTCAGCCAGGCGGAAATGGTCGATCGCATCAAGGCTGCCGTCGACGCCCGCAGCGACGACCAATTCGTCATCATGGCCCGCACCGACGCGCTCGCCGTCGAAGGTCTGGACGCCGCGATCGAACGCGCCGTCGCCTGCGTCGAGGCCGGCGCCGACATGATATTCCCGGAAGCCATGACCGAACTGCCGATGTACGCGCGCTTCGTCAAAGCCGTCGGCGTACCGGTATTGGCCAACATCACCGAATTCGGCGCGACACCGCTTTTCACCGTCGAGGAGTTGCGCTCGGTCGGGGTCGCCATCGCGCTCTATCCGCTTTCGGCCTTCCGCGCCGCCAACCAGGCCGCGCTCACCGTCTATGACACCCTGCGCCGCGACGGCACGCAGAAAGCAGTGCTCGACACCATGCAGACGCGCGCGGCGCTCTACGACGCCATCGGCTACCACGCGTACGAGCAACGTCTCGACGCTCTTTTCGCCCGCGACAAGGCCAAAGCGACCGGACGATGAGCCTTTCCCGCGCCGGCTCGGCCTAGCGAGGCCGGCCCGGTTTGCTTTACACTGGCGTATTCCGTCGTGCTGACGCCGCCGACCATCGGCCACGCCAAGCGACACTCACGAGGCCCTAGACCACCATGTTTGAACACATCCCGCCCTATGCCGGCGATCCGATCCTCAGCCTGATCGGCGCCTTCCTGTCCGATCCGCGCGAACGCAAGGCCAACCTCGGCGTCGGCATCTACTACGACGCCGAAGGCAAGATCCCCGTCCTGCCGACGGTACGCAAGGCCGAGGCCCTGCTCGCCGCTCAGGTCACGCCGAAGCCCTATCTGCCGATGGAAGGCATGGCGAGCTATCGCGAAGCGGTGCAGAAGTTGATCTTCGGCGCCGATCATCCGCTGCTGAAGGCCGGCCGCGTCGCCACCATCCAGACGGTCGGCGGCTCCGGCGCGCTCAAGGTCGGCGCCGATTTCCTCAAGCGTTTCTTCCCGAATTCGCAGGTCTGGGTCAGCGATCCGACCTGGGACAACCACCGTTCGATGTTCGACGGCGCCGGCTTCGTCGTCAACGACTACCCCTACTATGACGAAGCGACCGGCAACGTCAATTTCGACGGCATGCTGGCGACGCTCAAGCAGTTGCCGAAACAAAGCGTGGTGCTGCTGCACCCCTGCTGCCACAACCCGACCGGCGTTGACCTCACGAAAGAACAATGGCTGCAGATCATCCCGGTGCTCAAGGCCGGCGAGCTCATCCCCTTCCTTGACCTCGCCTATCAGGGCTTCGGCGACGGCTTCGAGGAAGACGTCTTCGCCATCCGCGCGCTGGCTGACGCCGACGTCAGTTTCGTGCTCGCCAACTCCTTCGCCAAGAATTTCTCGATCTACGCCGAACGCTGCGGCGGCCTCTCGATCATCTGCCCGGACGCCAAGCAAGCCGAGCAGGTGCTCGGACAACTCAAATTCACCGTGCGCCGCAACTACTCGAGCCCACCGATGCACGGCGCCTCGGTCGTCTCGACGGTGCTCAACGACCCGGCACTGAAAGCCGAATGGATGCAGGAAGTCGCCGACATGCGCACCCGCATCAAGTCGATGCGGCGCAAGCTTCATGACGTGCTCAGCGCGGCCGCGCCGGATCGCGACTTCAGCTACCTGATCACGCAACGCGGGATGTTCAGCTACTCCGGTCTCTCGCCCGAGCAGGTCGATCGTCTGCGCGACGAATTCGGCGTCTACCTCGTCCGCTCGGGGCGCATGTGCATCGCCGGGTTGAACGAAGGCAACATCGATTACGTCGCCCAGGCGATGGCAGCTGTTCTGTAGGAGAGTTATCCCCAAGAAGGCAGGTCACGCGGCGGCGGCGCTGCCGTTGCCGCGTGACGAAATCGCCGTGGATAACGTCGTTCGGGCGCACGCCATTCCTTGGTCGAACGATGCCAAGCAAGTCTCCCGACCGCACCCCGGCGGCGGCCCCGCATCGGATCGACTCGCTGTTCGCGACAAGCCACCGCATCGTCTCCGCAAACCCCGCCATTTCTTGACTAACCCGCCCATCGCGGGGCCATCAGGATAAGCCGCCATCATCACCGGCTGCGACGTGTCATGCATGGCATGGGACAGGCGCGCGACACAGGGATTTGTATCGATTGGTCTGACGGGTTGTCCACAAAAACTGTGGACAACCCTGTGGACACAAATCGTTACAAAGGCCATGCGAGAGTCGTCGGCGCCCCCTGCTTAAAAAACAGGCAACACCGGATCACCGGGTCCAATCGCTCAGAAAAACCAGCTGAGACCAGCCGTCACCCGATGCGCATTGGAGTGCTGAAAGGTACCGCCAACGGCGAAGTCCGCCATGACCCCTTTGCCGACGACACGCCCCACCCCCAACAACCAGCGCCGCAGGTTCTCGTTCTCGGCGGTCCTGGCGTAGCGCAACTCGCCGCCAAGCGCCCATTTTCCGTCGTTTCCGAGACCCGTCCGGAACAGGTTCACCGCCGACTCCTGCCCAGCACGGACATCTTCGGGACGCTTGCGCTCCCACAATTGCCCGATGCCCACCGTTCCGAACGATGTATCGATAGCTGCCGAAATGCCATTGGAAAGACGCGAATTCTGCCCGCTGGTCGGACGCTCGACACCGGTCATGACCAGAACGTTGATGCCATTCCACTCCGGGAACGAATAACGCAGTTTCATCTCGCGATTGGCCGATGAACTCGTGGAATTGTCGTCAAACACGCTGCGCGCGCCGCCATCGAAGGCGATCACCGTGCTGAAGCCATAACCCAAGCCGAGTGTCGCTTCGAGCGGCATCGTCGTGCTGCGTCGGCTGCCGCGCTCGGGGTGCGTTTCGTGATCGATACCACCGACCAGGTGGCCGCTACCGAACTCGACACGATCGGCAGGCTCGACCCAGAACGGACGGAAGTGGTAATCCGTCTCGTCCTCTTCGGCAAAGCAGCTCGTTGCGGAAAACAGCGACGCCGTCACTGCCGCCATCGCGGCCAGGCGGAAAACCCCGGAAAATGGGGAAGTCATCATGTGGATACTTTCTGGAGATGTTAAAAAAATGGTCGGAAAAGCGCTTGATGAATCAAGAAAAAGGGGGCGTCGCCGTCACCCCGTCGGCTGTCATGTCGAGTGAAAGGGCTCCGAAAGTGACGGCGACATTGATCGTTACATCTGGAACGAACGCCTGAGGGCGGTTCCGGACAGTGCGTCAGGACGTCGTATCGGACGGCGAACGCTCCCGGCGCAGGCGCTCACGCATCGCAGCGTCGCCAAGGAAATAGCCGATAAAGCCGGCACCAAGCGCCACCTGCAAGGAATGCATATGTTTCTTGATGGAAGCCAAGCCCCAGGCAAGGAACGGCAACGAAGCCGCACTCCGGCCGATGGCGTGTTCGACGGGCAGAAAGCCCTCCATGGTATGCATGACTCACCTCTTTCGTTAAAAGACTCGCGAAAGGGGGATCCGGCCGGAAGATGAGCCACCAGATGTCACTGAAATGCCGAAAGGCAGGCAGACATGACCGGCAGCGAATCGTCAGAACCTCACCCCTCACCCCGAGGATTGGCACCACATTCGTTTCAGGCCGGTCTTCTGGCTCGCCTTCATCCTCCTCCGACGCCTTCCCATGCAATCTTCTGCACAGTGGCTTCCTGTCGGATTCGTCAGGCCTACAGCAGCGGGGGGCTGCGCCGGAATGGCTGTCGAGGCAATCGACAGCGGCACCGGCTTCCCGTTTCACCCCGATCCGCGGTTGCAGAGCGGGGCACCTAAAACTGCAAAAAAGTTTAATGAGAAATATTCCCACGGGCAATGTGGTTATCCACAATCAGGATTCAAAAACATGTCGCGCCCGGTGAAAAACCTCAGCCCGGTTGTCTGTGCCATAACCAGTACGCGCCGACGCAGATCCCCGCCATCATCGTCAGGACACCGAGATGATGGACAGCGACGCCCAGACCGTGCGCATGTGTCAACAGGCCCAGATGCGAGAGCAGATATATCCAGTCGTGCGGACCACTCTCTCCGGTGTGGCCGCCAAGCAGGATCATTTGCGGCGACAGGGCATCCCAGATGTAAGGCGCGAGATCGACAGCACTCGCGCCCGCCCACCACAGGCAAACGGCAGCGCCATGAACATCGCGTTGACGCCACAGGAAAGCAGCACCGATCCCCAACGGCAGCACTATCTGGAAGGCGCTCCCGCCGAGGATGCAGATGAACTCGCCTAAAGGCATGAGAAACACATGCCCGGCTTCATGGATCGGCAACAGGATGGCGTGCATGAACGAGCTATTGATCTCCGCCAGGCGATAATCCTGCGCGGCCAACTGCGCGCCCCAGATCGTCAGGAAGGCGAGCAACGCCGCACGTCCCCAAAAAGCGTGCCGGTCAAGACGCACCGCCACCTCGGGCAGAACCGGCTCGGCCTCAGGCGCCGCGTCCTCAGGCCGCTCAAATTTGTGGAACCAGATGCCGCAGCGCGGACATTCCGACGCAATCTCGCGCGGCGGATCGAAGCGCGCATCACATTTCGGACAGCGAAAAATCTGGCTCATCCGGGCCGTCCCATGAAAAACAGCCATGCGCTCCCGACTGAACGCGAATCAGTACCGGGGTCCGCAGACCTCTGTGTTTTCAGAA
Proteins encoded in this region:
- a CDS encoding GntR family transcriptional regulator, producing the protein MPSSNLTPNAPHLTALQRRIVRDIVSLMRHDNLKAGDRLAELSIARQIGTSRTPVNVALQHLAALGVLTHDPNRGHFLTRDASELGTLAHEFLATPDEPLYLRIAEDRLTGKLPDAVNEIDLMRRYDAPRGTVRRVLARIQQEEWIEKSAGHGWTFLPIIDSNQAYEESYIFRAAIEPTGVLSPSFHADPEELESLRQHQRFVAEQGYRSVTPIELFEASCRFHETLARWSNNRFILQGVRRTDQLRRLVEYRHFTRDRDFRHDQALEHIVILDAIAAGDRIKAANLLRQHLEDALRDKVLTRNVFTETP
- the prpB gene encoding methylisocitrate lyase, whose amino-acid sequence is MNHRSPGAALRQAIAEESPLQIPGAINANHALLAQRAGFRALYLSGGGVAAGSLGLPDLGISTLDDVATDVRRITDVCDLPLLVDVDTGFGPSAFNVARTTRTMIKMGAAGMHIEDQVGAKRCGHRPNKEIVSQAEMVDRIKAAVDARSDDQFVIMARTDALAVEGLDAAIERAVACVEAGADMIFPEAMTELPMYARFVKAVGVPVLANITEFGATPLFTVEELRSVGVAIALYPLSAFRAANQAALTVYDTLRRDGTQKAVLDTMQTRAALYDAIGYHAYEQRLDALFARDKAKATGR
- a CDS encoding amino acid aminotransferase, encoding MFEHIPPYAGDPILSLIGAFLSDPRERKANLGVGIYYDAEGKIPVLPTVRKAEALLAAQVTPKPYLPMEGMASYREAVQKLIFGADHPLLKAGRVATIQTVGGSGALKVGADFLKRFFPNSQVWVSDPTWDNHRSMFDGAGFVVNDYPYYDEATGNVNFDGMLATLKQLPKQSVVLLHPCCHNPTGVDLTKEQWLQIIPVLKAGELIPFLDLAYQGFGDGFEEDVFAIRALADADVSFVLANSFAKNFSIYAERCGGLSIICPDAKQAEQVLGQLKFTVRRNYSSPPMHGASVVSTVLNDPALKAEWMQEVADMRTRIKSMRRKLHDVLSAAAPDRDFSYLITQRGMFSYSGLSPEQVDRLRDEFGVYLVRSGRMCIAGLNEGNIDYVAQAMAAVL